Proteins from a single region of Gordonia hongkongensis:
- a CDS encoding DUF167 domain-containing protein, with translation MPQQVVVTVKPKSSKGPLVETGPGGAITVYVREPATEGRANKAVSELLAAHLGVPKSKIALIGGATARIKRYRVG, from the coding sequence ATGCCGCAACAGGTCGTGGTGACCGTCAAACCGAAGAGCAGCAAGGGCCCGTTGGTCGAGACGGGTCCCGGCGGCGCGATCACCGTCTACGTCCGCGAGCCGGCCACCGAGGGCCGGGCGAACAAGGCCGTCTCCGAACTGCTCGCCGCCCACCTCGGGGTCCCGAAGAGCAAGATCGCGCTCATCGGCGGTGCCACGGCACGCATCAAGCGCTACCGCGTCGGCTGA
- a CDS encoding tRNA (cytidine(34)-2'-O)-methyltransferase translates to MFRIMFYQPCIPPNTGNAIRLAANTGCELHLIEPLGFSMSDAQVKRAGLDYHEMANVTVHPNLVTAWTTLKPERVFAFTAHAERYHTDVDYQPGDVLLFGPEPTGLPAEVLDEPEVTDRVRIPMLAGRRSHNLANAASIVVYEAWRQHGFAGAV, encoded by the coding sequence ATGTTCCGAATCATGTTCTACCAGCCGTGCATCCCGCCGAACACCGGCAACGCGATCCGGCTGGCCGCCAACACGGGGTGCGAACTGCACCTCATCGAACCGCTGGGGTTCTCGATGTCCGACGCGCAGGTGAAGCGCGCGGGACTCGACTATCACGAGATGGCCAACGTCACCGTGCATCCGAACCTGGTGACCGCCTGGACGACGCTGAAGCCGGAACGGGTCTTCGCGTTCACCGCCCATGCCGAGCGCTATCACACCGACGTCGACTACCAGCCGGGCGACGTGTTGCTGTTCGGCCCCGAGCCGACCGGGTTACCGGCGGAGGTCCTCGACGAACCCGAGGTGACCGACCGGGTCCGCATCCCGATGCTCGCCGGACGTCGTTCCCACAACCTCGCCAACGCCGCGAGCATCGTCGTCTACGAGGCGTGGCGTCAGCACGGTTTCGCCGGCGCGGTGTGA
- a CDS encoding error-prone DNA polymerase yields MGWDQGPPTWSEMERVLAGRAPGSADRPGTEFGPDLSEWAPFPGDGGDSPAWSRKRGAYQAEDIARGSSAVPYAELHAHSSYSFLDGASMPEELVEEAQRLGLRALAVTDHDGFYGIVRFAEAAREFGMPTVFGAELSLEPDIARTGQNDPPGEHLLVLARDGEGYRRLSRTIADAHMVAGEKGLLRYDREALAAAGGGHWLILTGCRKGALRRALDRGGVPAAEQALRELIETYGHDNIVVELTAQGMADDDEGNAVLAGLAAGAGVPTVATTGAHFAAPRRRRLAMAMAAVRARTDIDTISGWMPGVAGSHLRSGDEMARLLPAHPDAIDNAVGIAADCAFHLGLIAPQLPPFDVPDGYTEASWLRELTMTRARRRYGTPAEHPQAYRQIEHELAIIETLTFPGYFLVVADIVDYCKANDILCQGRGSAANSAVCYALGITNVDPVANTLLFERFLAPERDGPPDIDIDIESDRREEAIQYVYRRYTRERSAQVANVITYRGKSAIRDMARALGYAPGQQDAWAKMPDTAPADVAELAGEILGMPRHLGIHSGGMVICDRPIADVCPTEWARMENRSVLQWDKDDCAAIGLVKFDMLGLGMLSALHYAIDLVAEHKGIDVDLATLDLAEPAVYEMLCRADSVGVFQVESRAQMATLPRLKPRCFYDLVVEVALIRPGPIQGGSVHPFIKRRNGEEPVTVEHPSMSRALERTLGVPLFQEQLMQLAVDVAGFDASEADQLRRAMGSKRSPEKMERLRQRFYEGMENLHGITGDTADRIFEKMAAFANFGFPESHSQSFASLVFYSSWFKLHHPAAFCAALLRAQPMGFYSPQTLVADARRHGVAVHRPDINASLAHATLENEGLDVRLGLDGVRGVGEEAAQRIVDRRSDGPYLDITDLSRRARLTTKELEGLAGAGAFDGFGLSRRQALWEAGAAATVRDDQLALESAQATPTLPGLSDVELAATDAWATGITPTSYPTQFLRPRLDAMGVLAADRLLSVPDGSRVLVGGAVTHRQRPATASGVTFINLEDETGMVNVVCSVGLWARYRVLAQTAPALLIRGRVQNAEGAVTVVADRLQRMDLRVGSRSRDWQ; encoded by the coding sequence GTGGGCTGGGATCAAGGACCACCGACGTGGTCGGAGATGGAACGGGTGCTCGCCGGCCGAGCGCCCGGCAGTGCCGACCGGCCCGGCACCGAGTTCGGTCCCGACCTCAGCGAATGGGCGCCGTTCCCCGGGGATGGCGGCGACAGTCCGGCCTGGTCGCGCAAACGCGGCGCCTACCAGGCCGAGGACATCGCGCGCGGCTCGTCGGCGGTGCCCTACGCCGAACTGCACGCCCACAGTTCGTACAGCTTCCTCGATGGTGCGTCGATGCCGGAGGAGCTGGTGGAGGAGGCGCAACGGCTCGGACTCCGCGCACTGGCCGTCACCGATCACGACGGGTTCTACGGCATCGTGCGCTTCGCCGAGGCGGCCCGTGAGTTCGGCATGCCGACCGTCTTCGGTGCCGAGCTGTCACTGGAACCCGACATCGCGCGGACAGGCCAGAACGATCCACCGGGCGAGCATCTGCTGGTCCTCGCCCGGGACGGTGAGGGCTACCGCCGTCTGTCACGGACCATCGCCGACGCGCACATGGTCGCGGGGGAGAAGGGCCTGCTCCGTTACGACCGCGAAGCCCTCGCCGCGGCCGGCGGCGGGCACTGGCTCATCCTCACCGGATGCCGGAAGGGTGCCCTCCGACGAGCACTCGATCGCGGCGGCGTCCCGGCCGCCGAGCAGGCGCTGCGAGAACTGATCGAGACCTACGGCCACGACAACATCGTCGTCGAGCTGACCGCGCAGGGCATGGCCGACGACGACGAAGGCAACGCGGTGCTCGCCGGCCTCGCCGCCGGGGCAGGCGTGCCGACCGTGGCCACCACCGGCGCCCACTTCGCCGCGCCCCGGCGCCGACGGCTGGCGATGGCGATGGCCGCCGTCCGGGCCCGCACCGACATCGACACCATCTCGGGGTGGATGCCCGGCGTTGCCGGATCACATCTGCGCAGCGGCGACGAGATGGCGCGGCTGCTGCCCGCACATCCCGATGCCATCGACAACGCGGTGGGCATCGCCGCGGACTGCGCATTCCACCTGGGCCTCATCGCACCGCAGTTGCCACCCTTCGACGTCCCCGACGGGTACACCGAGGCGAGTTGGTTGCGCGAACTCACCATGACCCGGGCACGCCGCCGGTACGGCACCCCCGCCGAACATCCGCAGGCCTACCGGCAGATCGAGCACGAACTCGCCATCATCGAGACGCTCACGTTCCCCGGCTACTTCCTGGTGGTCGCCGACATCGTCGATTACTGCAAGGCCAACGACATCCTCTGCCAGGGCCGGGGGAGCGCGGCCAACTCGGCCGTCTGTTACGCCCTCGGCATCACCAACGTCGACCCGGTCGCCAACACGCTGCTCTTCGAACGGTTCCTGGCCCCCGAGCGCGACGGCCCGCCCGACATCGACATCGACATCGAATCCGACCGACGCGAGGAGGCCATCCAGTACGTCTACCGCCGCTACACCCGGGAGCGCAGCGCGCAGGTCGCCAACGTCATCACCTACCGGGGGAAGTCGGCGATCCGGGACATGGCCCGGGCGCTCGGGTACGCGCCCGGTCAGCAGGACGCCTGGGCCAAGATGCCTGACACCGCGCCCGCCGACGTCGCCGAACTCGCCGGCGAGATCCTCGGCATGCCAAGGCATCTGGGTATCCACTCCGGCGGCATGGTGATCTGCGACCGGCCGATCGCCGATGTCTGCCCCACGGAGTGGGCGCGGATGGAGAACCGCAGCGTGCTGCAGTGGGACAAGGACGACTGCGCCGCCATCGGACTGGTCAAGTTCGACATGCTGGGTCTCGGCATGCTCTCCGCCCTGCACTATGCGATCGACCTGGTCGCCGAACACAAGGGGATCGACGTCGACCTCGCCACCCTCGACCTCGCTGAACCCGCCGTGTACGAGATGCTCTGTCGCGCCGACTCGGTCGGCGTGTTCCAAGTGGAGTCCCGTGCGCAGATGGCCACCCTCCCGCGGCTGAAACCGCGCTGCTTCTACGATCTCGTCGTCGAGGTGGCCCTGATCCGGCCCGGCCCCATCCAGGGCGGCTCGGTGCATCCGTTCATCAAGCGGCGCAACGGAGAAGAGCCGGTGACGGTCGAGCATCCGTCGATGAGCAGGGCGCTCGAACGCACCCTGGGGGTGCCGCTGTTCCAGGAGCAGCTGATGCAGTTGGCCGTCGACGTGGCCGGGTTCGACGCCTCCGAGGCCGACCAGTTGCGCCGGGCGATGGGTTCCAAACGGTCGCCGGAGAAGATGGAACGCCTGCGGCAACGTTTCTACGAGGGCATGGAGAACCTGCACGGCATCACCGGGGACACCGCCGACCGCATCTTCGAGAAGATGGCCGCGTTCGCCAATTTCGGCTTCCCGGAGAGTCATTCGCAGAGCTTCGCGTCCCTGGTGTTCTACTCGTCGTGGTTCAAGCTGCATCACCCGGCGGCGTTCTGCGCCGCGCTGCTACGGGCGCAACCGATGGGTTTCTACTCACCGCAGACCCTGGTGGCCGACGCCCGACGGCACGGTGTCGCGGTCCATCGCCCCGACATCAATGCCTCACTCGCGCACGCCACTCTGGAGAACGAGGGTCTCGATGTCCGGTTGGGTCTCGACGGTGTACGCGGGGTCGGGGAGGAGGCGGCGCAGCGCATCGTCGACCGCCGGTCCGACGGTCCCTACCTCGACATCACCGATCTCTCCCGGCGCGCCCGGCTGACGACCAAGGAACTCGAGGGGCTCGCCGGTGCCGGCGCCTTCGACGGGTTCGGCCTCAGCCGGCGTCAGGCCCTGTGGGAGGCCGGGGCCGCCGCGACGGTGCGCGACGATCAGCTGGCCCTGGAATCGGCGCAGGCGACCCCCACCCTTCCGGGTCTCTCCGACGTCGAGCTGGCGGCCACCGACGCCTGGGCCACGGGGATCACCCCCACGTCGTATCCGACGCAGTTCCTGCGTCCCCGGCTCGACGCGATGGGAGTGCTGGCCGCCGATCGCCTGCTGTCGGTGCCCGACGGTTCGCGCGTGTTGGTCGGTGGCGCGGTGACCCATCGGCAGCGTCCCGCCACCGCGTCCGGGGTGACCTTCATCAACCTCGAGGACGAGACCGGGATGGTCAACGTGGTGTGTTCGGTCGGTTTGTGGGCGCGGTACCGTGTACTCGCTCAGACGGCACCCGCTCTGCTGATCCGCGGCCGGGTGCAGAACGCCGAAGGCGCTGTGACCGTCGTCGCAGATCGACTGCAGCGCATGGATCTTCGGGTGGGGAGCAGATCCCGGGACTGGCAGTAG